From Micromonospora carbonacea:
CGCACGCCAACCCGGGGCTGTCCCGGTTGCAGCTCTACCGGGCGGCCACCCGCGTCGGCCGGGCGCACATCGCCTCGACGGTCAACACGATCGTGCTGGCGTACGCGGGTGCGTCGCTGCCGCTGCTGCTCCTGCTCACCGCCGACTCCCGCCCCGTGACCGAGATCCTGACCAGCGAGTTCCTCGCCCAGGAGATCGTCCGCAGCGCGGTCGCCACGCTGGGCCTGATCGCCGCCGTGCCGCTCACCACCGGGCTGGCCGCCGTGGTCACGGCGGCAGGACGCACGGCGGCGGCGGGACCCACGGCGGGGCAGGGGGCCGCGCCCCGGACCCGCCCGGCGGGCGGCGGGGACGTGCCGGCGGCGCGTACCCACGGGGGCGGGCGGCGGACCGCGGACCGCGATCTCGCGCTGGAGGCGCTCGGCGGCGGCCGGGCGGCCGAGGGGTTCCCCGACGACCACGCCCCCACCCACCCCCCGGCCGGACGGCCGCACCGAGAAGGAGGCACGGAGACCGCATGGTGACACTGCGCAGCGTGACCGGCGGCGGCATCCGCCCTGAGAAGCGCATCACTGATTACCGACGGCGATTACGAAATGACGCTTTTAGTCGGCATCCGGACGTAGCTCCCCGCATGTGCTCTCGGGTAACCTCGCTGCCGGTCACCGCCGAAGGCGCGAAGCGGCGCCTGCGGTGCCGCCGCCCAATCGCCGCGAGGCGAGCCGGGGAACCAGGTGCCCGGGGTGAATCCGCGCGAGCGGTAGGGGCCGCTTCCGCCCCGAACCCGTCAGCTAACCCGGTCGGCGGTCGATGGAAGGGAACACTGTGACGGCACCCCTGCACCGCTGGTTGACACCCGTGGTGGCCGTGCTCGCTGCCCTGGCGGTCGTCGCCGGGCCGGCCGCCCCGGCGCTCGCCCTGCCCGCCGCCGCCCCCCAGCCCTCGGGGCACGAGGAGGACGACGAGCCCCAGCTCATCACCGACGTGATCGAGGCGACGAACCGGGACTACGTCCAGGCCAAGTCGAAGCTCGAAAAGTCCAAGAAGCGCCAGGCCCAGCTCGCCGACGAGGTGCGGAAGGCCCAGGAGGAGCTGGACGCGCTCGCGCCGCAGGTCGGCGAGATGGCCGCGCAGTCGTACCGGACCGGGCGGGTCGGCGCGATGGCGATGCTGCTGGAGAGCAACAGCCCGGACTCGTTCGTCAAGCGCGCCTCCGCCCTCGACGAGCTGAACATGGTCAACGCCAACAAGCTGGCCGAGGTCAGCGCGGCGAAGAACCGCGCCGAGCAGGCCAAGCTCGCGCTCGACGCCGAGGTGCGCGAGCAGCAGAAGCAGGCGTCGGTC
This genomic window contains:
- a CDS encoding coiled-coil domain-containing protein → MTAPLHRWLTPVVAVLAALAVVAGPAAPALALPAAAPQPSGHEEDDEPQLITDVIEATNRDYVQAKSKLEKSKKRQAQLADEVRKAQEELDALAPQVGEMAAQSYRTGRVGAMAMLLESNSPDSFVKRASALDELNMVNANKLAEVSAAKNRAEQAKLALDAEVREQQKQASVMAKKKHDAEKALALVGGKGFTGGLVNATSPVARIAPGRTSDGTWRPESCSENDPTTSGCVTPRTLHAYKEVKRAGFNRFVGCYRPGGPWEHPKGRACDWSLQNSGFSPWHNNDTRMYGNNLAAFLIRNADRLGIYYVIWNRQIWFPANGWSSYSGPSNHTDHVHMSLL